The following are encoded together in the Glycine max cultivar Williams 82 chromosome 8, Glycine_max_v4.0, whole genome shotgun sequence genome:
- the LOC121175241 gene encoding secreted RxLR effector protein 161-like yields MEKCSASLVPIQKGDKFSLAQCPKNDLERKQMEEIPYASVVGSIMYAQTCTRPDISFATGMLGRYQSNPGMEHWKAAKKVLRYLQGTKDHMLTYKRSDHLEVIGYSDLDFAGCVDTRKSTLGFVFLLAGGAISWKSAKQSVVAASTMEAEFVESAQVETSTCNYGEQ; encoded by the exons ATGGAAAAGTGCTCAGCATCTCTCGTTCCAATTcagaaaggagacaaatttagtctcgcaCAATGTCCTAAAAATGATCTGGAACGGAAGCAAATGGAAGAAATTCcgtatgcatcagttgttggGAGTATCATGTATGCTCAGACCTGCACTCGACCAGATATAAGCTTTGCAACCGGAATGttgggaagatatcaaagtaatccaggAATGGAACATtggaaagctgcaaagaaagttCTGAGATACTTACAGGGAACAAAAGACCACATGCTTACATATAAGAGGTCTGATCACCTAGAGGTGATTGGATATTCAGACTTAGACTTTGCTGGATGTGTGGATACAAGAAAATCCACTCTTGGCTTTGTATTTCTCTTAGCCGGAGGAGCAATATCATGGAAGAGTGCAAAACAATCAGTTGTTGCTGCATCCACCATGGAAGCtgaattt gttgaGAGCGCGCAAGTTGAAACGTCAACGTGCAACTATGgtgaacaataa
- the LOC113002333 gene encoding uncharacterized protein has protein sequence MKAQAVMKHNADVKREDISFTVGQWVYVKLRPYRQRSVAGAPHSKLSKRYFGPFQIIARIGQVAYRLLLPDKARIHPVFHCSLLRAHHGPPPLSPDTWSLQVLDHKPVP, from the coding sequence ATGAAAGCACAAGCAGTCATGAAGCATAACGCCGATGTCAAGCGCGAGGACATCTCATTCACCGTGGGCCAATGGGTTTACGTCAAACTCCGTCCATACCGTCAACGTTCCGTAGCAGGAGCTCCTCATTCCAAGCTTTCAAAAAGATACTTCGGTCCCTTTCAAATCATAGCACGCATAGGCCAGGTCGCGTATCGTCTCCTACTTCCCGATAAGGCACGAATCCACCCCGTGTTCCACTGTTCGCTCCTCCGTGCTCACCACGGcccaccaccattgtcaccagacACTTGGTCTTTACAGGTCCTCGATCACAAGCCTGTACCATGA